Part of the Quercus robur chromosome 5, dhQueRobu3.1, whole genome shotgun sequence genome, TTCAACTTCAATTGCCCCAAAAGGTCTATGAAAATTCTTGCTTAATGCTACTGCAACTTGTCTTTCATGATCTCATATCACAACCCCCATCCTCGAAGATTGCAAATTTTCAAACACCATTCTGTTGACATTCAGCTTGCACCATGGTTCTCTCGGGGGAGTCTAGTAACCTCATCCGAGCAACCTAGTGGAGAAACCGTAAAATTTGCCATCTGGAATTCATGCAACATATATCTCGCCTTGTGAACGATAGCAGAACGTTGTTGTTGAGGTCTTCCTTATCGGACTTCATTTTGGTTGAACCAAAGACACCAGGCTACAACCGCTACAGTAATGATTAGGGCTAACATATCATCATCTAAATGCTGAACAAATTTGGCATGCCTAAGGATGGCCATACCCATTGGGTAATGGATATCCAACTTTACCCGATCCAAATGTTTCGGGTAATACTCGGTTTTTCATGGGTAGAGCTTAATcaggtagggtatggatattatccaaacccaaccaaaaaaaaaaaaatcaatctcaaAACCTCTCACCATCACTGACTCAGTCACactctctctgcctctccaGACCAGAGCTACTTTTTTCTCTTCCCAACCCATCCAAGCACATCTCTTGGTCAATCATAGCAGCACTGATCCACCATGTCTGTGAATCGCTGATCTTGGCTGCCACCGACAACTCGTCGTTCTTGTTGTTATAGAGTGCCGAATCGGCTTCTTCTACTTCTATTTCCAGACAACACTCGTCGTCTTTTCTCGATCTTTTCGGATCTGATCTGGACTCGCCTCGATCGGTAATCTCGTTCTCGTCCGCCTCCACGACCATCGGATCCTAGTTTGGGTCAGGATTCGGATCTGTTGTTTCGAACAGCGATCCTTTCGCCGTCGAGTGGTTGACCCCACAGAGAGTCGAGAACATTGTTTGCAACGTGTGGTTAACTTCCACGACAGTCTTGTAGGTTTTTGGCGAAATACTGAACGCCGAAGCTAGCTTCGGCGGTATCAATAGTTGCGATAACAGCGTCAAATCGTCGATGCTCAGTAGCCCAACCTCCCACTCCGTCACTTTGTCCTCATCGCCACCATTTTCGCCGCCCACAAATTCGTACTCGCTCATGTACCTAAAAATTTGTGAATACTCTCTGAATTTGTGAATTCCATATTTAGatctaaaagaaagagaaagagagatattttccatgatatttagagctttgttttttcttttttaagattggttagttttttcttttttaaagatcggttagtttttagtttttacgttaaaatgttttggattaaaaaagaaattaaatcgGTTTcaggtagggtatggatatccatGGATAATATATTTAGGTAAAATTCGGGTATGGATACTAATAGGTATTGATAATTGGGTATCCATGGACAAACTTTTTGGGTAGGGTATGGGTATACccgatccataccctacccatggCCATCCCTCGCATGCCACAGGAAATCCGGGAATTCAGTGAATCAGGCACCACCGGGTTCAAAAGGTATTCATGATGGCCTCCAAACTTCACAAGCTCGATCACATTCCCAAAACAGATAACCACCGTTTTCAGCAGCTTAATCACAGGCCTCACAAGAAGGATCATTATTAATGACCCGTTGGTGGTATAGATTAGCTTTGGTGGGAAGAATATTTTTGTAAGCCCTCCAAGCGAACGATTTGATCTTGTTTGGGACATTGAGGCTACAAAGACACTTCCAGAAATTCAGATTGTGCTAGTCATTTGAGGACTCGCCTGGGCTTGGAGAAGAGTTCATGGTAACTGCCACTTAGTAAGCACTATGGAATGTAAAATGTCCTTTAGGAGTGTAAGTCCACACTAGTCGATCTCTCTGCCACCTAGATCTTATTGGAATAATAAGCATAGCCGAAGCATCAGCaggaataaataattaattaatcataCTTGCGTTCCACTCCCTAAAGTGAGGTCCTATGAACAAATTAACTTGTGCTCCCATTGGCAAACTGGCTAGTGGAGCTATAAGCTTGAAGGAAAATGGTTGATGAGTCCATTTATCCCTCCTTATATAAATTGATGAACCATTCCTTACTTGACATCGATGTCAATGTCGAACAAGGTTCTGTGCTACCAGAATACGTCTCCATGCAAAAGAAGGATGATTGCCAGGCTCAGCAGTAAGAAAGTCTCAATTGTTGAAATACCGAGCTTTAAAGACCTTATAGACCAACAAGTCGGTGTTATTTTGTAACCCAAATCCCTGCTTAGCTAGCAAAGCAAGATTGAAGTCCTTAAGATCCCAAAAACCCAAACCTCCTTCAACCTTGGGTAAGCACATTTTTTTCCTAACTCAACCATGCcatcttatttttctcattcttttgtccccaccaaaaagTTCGAACCATACTTGTCATTTCATAACATAGAGCACTAGAGAGTTTAAAAACACTTATGGTGTATGTAGGTATTGTCTGTGCAACTGTCTTAATTAGTATCTCCTTGCCTGCTGTTGATAATAGCTTTCTTTCCAACCTGATAGTTTACTATCCAACCTTTCAAGTAATTATTGAAAAGTATTGTGCTTATTTTTCCCCACTAAAGATGGTAGGCCAAGATATTTCTCATGTTGACGTATTATTTCTACCCCAAATTGATCCATTATGCCCTCTTGAATGTCTTTGAGGTGTATTACAACTGAAGAATAGAGTGGTTTTCTCCCGATTCAATTGCTGCCCAGATGCCCGTTCATAAGTTTCTAAGATATTTTCCATAGTAGCGTAGTCCTCATGTGCAGTGCAACAAAAAATGAGGTTATCATCTACAAAGAAAAGGTGTGAAATCTTAGGTCCCCTCATGCTTGCCACCACTCCTTTCAACATTCCTTGCTCCGCAAATTGCTTAATTAGTGCCAACAAGCCTTCTGCACAAATCAAAAAAGGCGCaattgcacttttagtccctacattttgacctttttccattttagtccctacattttattttttccacttttagtccctaaaccaattaacgcggaACATTTAAGTCCTTGAAACACTGTTCCGTCACCAAACTACCGGAGAAACTGAcggattaataaaataataattaaaattcactgTAGCACTGACACGTCagcatataaattaaaaaaattaatttattaattttagttaaataaaaaaaataaaaacagaattaaaagtATTTCATTATTGTTAGCAACCTAAATCAGCCACCTAAATCACAAATCGGAGTGAAAAAATCAGCAAAAGCCAGCCAGCCAGCCACCACAGCCCACCCACTCAGCCACTCTCCATAAACCCGCCCAGCCACCCACCGCAACCCCCAAGCCATCCCAAAAGCCCAGAtcgttaaggaaaaaaaaaaccccactcACTCTCACCGATTCCAGGTCAGAGATCTTAGTGACGGCATTTCTAGTGAAACCAGATCCGAGCAACGAGCGACGAAGCGGCGATGACAAGGCTCACCTCGGCCCCCTCGCAGCGACTTCTCCGacgacaaaacgggccaagatctGATGGTGGTGCCACCAGAACGAAGGCAGAGGGTGCCGACGGAGTGGAGGCGAAGAGCGGTGAAAGGTGCTGGCGAAGTGGATTGAAGAGTGGCGTCACCGATGGGTGTTGTCACTGGTTTGGGCAAGTGTGAGAGAGGATGAGTAAAGTATGAGAAAGGGGGAGAAAGAGTTGGGTATGAAAGACAGTCAGCTGtgatatttttgtaaaatacgTTATACTTGTTTTtctggtaaaatattttacaagtttttacATACaaggttttagattttttttccaaataacctTACTTTGctaacaatttcgttagtttGCCGGAGAATTTTGGggggttttggtttgtttttcctGTGGGTATctgacccaattttttttttttgtatttgtttcccAAGTAGATTTATGGGTTTGAAGGTTAAGGTTTACTTTGTTGGAGATCGGTTTGGTtgttgggtttatgggtttggttgttttattggagatttgggtttggttCTTTGTTGGAGATTGATTTTGCAGGAGATctgtatttttgtgattgttggTTTTGTTCTCATTTGAAGATTGCTGTGTGTTTTGcatgtttggttgctaagaaaatgcaagaagagaaacaaaaatattgattttttaaatttctgggcAAGGTTTGCtgggaagaaaatgaagaacatgATTAAGGGGAAGAACACATGTTTTTATTCTGGGCAAGGTTTGAACATgattttttaattctgtttttattttttttatttagttaaaattaataaattaattttttaaatttatatgctgaCATGTCAGTGCTAcagtgaatttttattattattttattaatccgTCAGTTTCTCCGGTAGTTTGGTGACGGAACAGTGTTTCAAGGACTTAAATGTtccgcgttaattggtttagggactaaaagtggaaaaaataaaatgtagggactaaaatggaaaaaggtcaaaatgtagggactaaaagtgcaattgcgccatcaaaaaatatatatatatagggagaGAGAGTCCCCTTGGCATAGCCCCCTAGTTGGGGTAATGAGCCCTCAACGTTCCCCATTAATCTTCACCAAATAGGTTACAATTCTAACACATCTCATCATGATATCCATCCACTTCCCATCAAAGCCCATTTTAAgcattatattatttaagtatCCTCATTCTCTCCTATCATAAGTTTTAATCATATCAAGTTTCAAGGCTGTCTTTCTaccttctcctttcttttttgatttatATGATGCATAATTTCAAAAGCAACAAATatattatctatcaaaaaaaagaaaaaaaaaaaagaaaaagaaaaagaaaaaggcaattAGACATAAAAGGGAACATACGTTTCAACCTGTTAACTAAGACCTCTGAGGCAATAGGTGAGAGAGCACATTACTCAAGCTGTAAGTCTATTATCATGTAATCTTTAGTTGGGTTCTTAACTTTGTGTTTTATTTGTGTCTTCAATAATGTTAATAATATAAGTACTAGGAAGTTGTTAGGGCAAACAAATCATAATATGGCCACAACTaggtctctgtctctgtctctgtctgtGTCCTCTAAACCCAAAATCTTACACACTCTCTTCTACTTTCGTCTCAAACCCAAGCCCCAAAATATCCACCCTTTCTCTTCCCGAGCCTCACAGCTCTCATTAGTGCCGGACCCATCATCACCACACCTCGTTAACGAAATCTCTCGCATACTCAGTGACCACCGGAACCCCCATAATGATTTAGAACTTTCTCTCAACActttttcaaatcaaatatcCACAAACATGGTCGAGCAAGTGTTGAAGAGGTGCAAAAATCTTGGGTTCTCAGCTCACAGGTTCTTTCTTTGGGCTAAAAGAATTCCGGGTTTTGAGCATAGTGTTATTAGCTATCAGATTTTGGTTGATATCTTGGGAAGTAGTAAGCAGTTTGCTATATTATGGGATTTCCTAATAGAAATGAGAGACTCTCATTGTGTCGGGATTAGCTCTGAAGTTTTCTGGCTTGTTTTTAGAGCTTACGGTAGAGCTAATCTTCCTGAGGATGCGGTTCGAGCTTTCAATCGAATGGTTGAGTTTGGTATCAAGCCGGGAATTCATGATCTTAATCAGCTTTTGTATGTGTTATGCAAAAGGAAGCATGTAAGACATGCGcaacaattttttgataaagtgAAGATTGGGTTCGAGCTGAATGCAAAAACTTATAGCATTTTGATGAGGGGGTGGGGGGATATTGGTGACTCAAATGAGGCACGTAAGTTGTTCGATGAAATGCTTGAACGAGGATGTAAGGTGGACGTGTTAGCATATACTAGTTTGTTGGAGGCTTTGTGCAAAGCTGGGAATGTGGATGAAGCGTACAAGATCTTCCGGGAAATGGGGTCTAATGGAGTTGATGCTGATGCTTCTACTTACTCGATTTTCATCCGCGCATATTGTGAAGCAAATGATATGCATTCAGCCTTTAGGGTGCTTGATCGAATGAGAAGATATGAGCTTTTGCCTAATGTTTATACTTACAATTGTATTATCAAGAAGCTTTGTAAAAATGATAGGGTGGATGAGGCTTACCAACTTCTAGATGAGATGATTGAGCGGGGAGTTTGGCCGGATACATGGAGTTACAATGCTATGCAAGCTTACCACTGCGATCATTCTGAGGTTAATAGGGCTCTTAAATTGATTTCTAGAATGGAGAAAGATAATTGCATGCCAGACCGACATACCTATAATATGGTGCTCAAATTGCTTATCAGGATAGGAAGATTTGATAGGGCAACTGAAGTTTGGGAGAGTATGGGGGAGCGAAGATTTTATCCTTCCGTGTCAACATATGCTGTCATGATTCATGGTCTATGCAAGAAGAAAGGTAAACTAGAGGAGGCATGTAAATACTTTGAGATGATGGTTGATGAAGGAATACCGCCATATACTTCTACCATTGAGTTGTTGAGGAACCGCATATTAGAGCTAGGTTTCTTGGACCAGATTGAGATACTTGCAAATAAGATGGAGAGAAGCACTTCTTGTTCAATTCAGGAGCTGGCAAACATGATAAGAGGTGATGAGACAAATAAGACTTCAAGAAGTGAAGAAACAGATCTGGAAAGTGATTAAGAGCAATGGGCTATGAGCATCTTGGAATTATGATCATCTAGATGAAGTGGATGTATTTCTTCTAAGAACAATCTCTGGATGAATTCCCAGCAGTAGTTCCCTTTTGTGTacgttttttcctttttaatattttatttatttatttaaacatAGACCTTATAGTCTACTTGTATATGCTGTGTCAATTATTGTTATAGGATAAATAAGTAGGGAAAACCTAGGTTGAATGATTTGAGATTGCTCTGTCACAGTAAAAATGAAGGTGAACAATTAGTAATAGTGTCTAACAATGTCTAGAAgcttttattttccaaaatgttGTAGTTAAATTTGAGTTGCTAATAGTGGTTGTTATTTTTTCATTGGaaattctattttcattttctttgttgtACATTAAAATACCATGAAAAACTCAGTGAGGCAATTTACTTTATGCATTAGGCACTATTAATTATGAATGATGCATTGGTATAAGTTTGACAACATCTTTTGTGTTAATAATTTTCGGTTGGATATCACCTATTTCAGTGGACAGGACTGATTAGTTATGTCATTATTCGGGGTACTTTTAATAGcttagcaaaacaaaatgtttttcaaaatcaattccttgaggatttatatattttaccaaTATTAAGTGTCATTGTGGTCATGGAGTCTCAAGGTTGACTTCATAGACACTTGAAGCATCCACTCTAGGTAGTCCATAAACTGGCTCGCCTGATATTGTTGAGAAAATTCGCTTTAGAAATTGTAAGAGGTGGTTGCACTCTTGGGTACTTTATTCAGCCCTCTGATAATCAAACTGATCGTATGCTTTGGTAGGCAGTGTTTACCAAGAATATAGATGATTGGCTTGTTGGACCATCCCCATGAGTTCATACTTAAAATAATACCTTTGGAACTATGACAATTTGATacttttattcattatatttctGCAACTATTGGTATGGCTGTCATTCTCGTGAGCTCAATGAATTCATACTTAACATTAGTTTCTTACTTAATGATAAGCTTTTATGATACCAATTAATTGATagattatgaaattttattattctacGTTCAAATATTCAATAATTGTGCCACTGCCTGGTCTCCATTATGCAAACTCAGGTGCGAATCCCCCTCCCCACTTGTTGtaactataaaataataatgataaaaactCAATAATTGCAAACTCATTCTGTCAGTTTTTAAGAGGATGAGTCTAGAGGGAGGGCTGTCTTGAGTTTTTCATTCAAGAATCTCATTGATGATTTTTCAGTAAACCCTGAAAATTCTGATTCAATGGTCTGAACTTTGATTTCGAGTTTCAAGAAACCCCTCTCTGCTGTTGAAGAAGACAATTTTTGCATCTTTCTTGATGATATGATGCATTTTTGGTTCCCTAATTGTAAGTTTTGTGTTGTAGTCATCCGACCATGATAGCTGTAGACCTGTGGTTCTTGAAATTTGATATGGTACTGCTCTAGATCTTATTAAGAAAAACATCTCTAGCATGTTTTTTGTGCTAGCTTTTTCTGTGTGTAGCAGCAGTACAGCTGATTCCGTTTGGTTGGTTGTTTACAATTTGCCCCTGGAGAACTCTGTTCTGTCACCAAGTTCATTTAACCTAATAGACAACTTCATACTGACATAAGCTTGAGGCAGCATGACTTGTCAAAGGGtattgagtttttttcttttctgttatatttatttatttaagctaAGTATGGGAGTAGTTTTACAAGTCTAGTGACACaattttgaggatttttttttttttttttttttttttttttttttttctctatagaAATTACAAATTAGTGACATGCGCTTGAGGCAGCATATGCTAAGTGAGCAATGTGCTAAGAACTTCATGATTTACTTTTCCATTGCAGTGCATAATGTTGTTCTTGttgattttctttgtaaacttaacAGAGAGTTCTTAGCTTTTTGGATATGAGAGGGAGATAGATCAGTTCCAGTTgttaatttgaaatattaattcttcttttgaaaatatataacatTGGTTCAATCATGCCATAAGTTAGGGGCATGAAATTCATAGGCCATTATCTACAAATTTCTTTGCTATAAGCTATCTAATATGACAATTATATTCACttactttgtgtgtgtgtgtgttttttttttcctattttaattGCTATGTGTATATGCTATATCCTATATTTATCACTGTATATTTATGGATTTTATTCACTGGAATTTCCATATGCTATCTAATATTGCAAGTATAGGTAGTTACCAATGCTTATTTGTTATGAGGGTTATGTGTGCTTCTGTTCTGATGGTGGGTAACTGCTAGTATGACAGCAAATTGTGTGCAAAACAGCCAGAGAGTTGTCATTTAAGAAAAATGATGAGGGTCCTGTACTGCTGTTTAGTCAATTGCTACTGTATAATTATGTAAACTGAGATGTTAAGTTATGGAGAACAAAGATAGAGGCATAGTTTAGTGGAGATAATGGGCTAGTTCTTTCTAATCTTATCAATAAATACAAAAGATATCATGTCAAGCACACCTTTGCGTAAATAGGCTCTATATGCATAAGCATTTGATGCCAATGTATAACTTggaattttatttgtttgaatttggAATCTTTTGTTTTTCCCCCCTCTTTGAAATGAACAGAATCTCTATAAAAAGTATATTTTGCCCATCTCATGAGGCATGTTTCAAGATAACATGCCAATGTAATTTGACTTGGTCTTGTTTGAAAGTAAtccttctttttaatttatgtttctgTGTGTTTCAGGCTTTTACTGATTCCTATAAATTTTCTGGTGTTTGCAGTTAGGCTGCCTGAGCTTTTGGCATATGTAAATATTTAAGAGGAAACAGCTGACCTGCTTGCAGCAAAAATGGCTTGATTTTCTCAAGTATCACCTCAATATTTCTATATAATGTTCAATAGTTAGGAAATTATTGTTCTGAATCTTACCATATTGGCATGCTGTTGTCTGGCTTAACAATCCAGGAATATGGAATATCCAATTGTAGTTGTAACAGTAGTATTGAAAActcattcttttatttgaatttaccGTCTTCTTTCTTTCAATTGACACTCTTTCGGGACTTTGTTGTACCACAAAGAGTGCTACCTGTTGTAATATTTGTGGCTTGGAACTTTCTGTGAAGTGGTTGGCTTAATGCTGACAGTTGCTTTGAAGATGGTCAAAGGTTTGCAGGGATGGATTAATTAAGGGAGATTAAGTGGCTTTCAGTTTTCTTTCTCAGTTTGAGAATTTGTTTTAGTGTTATAGATGAGCTGTGGGGCATTGATCAGATAATTTTGTTGACGTGGAATATGATATGAAAATAGTGGAGATTAAAACTGATTCAGGAGCTATTATTTCTGTAGAGATGTTAGCTTTCATTTTGATGCAAATTCATTTCAGGCTTGTCAACAGTTGCTATGGAAGGATTAGAGTGCTCAGTTAAACACTCCCATCAGCAAGGGAGTTGTCATGCAGATTGATTAGCTTTttgacaaagtttggctacaaacttggttgAAGTCAATGGCTACAACTCccactaaaaaattaatttctcatttctttatcttttacaaaaatttttggaTCTTTGTGATACATATAGTATTTGGCAGATAGTCTGCAAAGAATTTTTTGGGATTTAATATTTGTTTGCTACATGTGAAGCAtagtcatttaaaatttaagaggAAGGAAAGCAATTTATATGGAGAAAGTTAACGAGGGTACTTTGTTCTGTAATTGTTTGTTCTGAATGTCTTTTCAGCGTGGAAAGTTAATGAGAAATGATTTGCAGAATCAAGAATGTTGAATTCTGTAATTATGATTGGGATGGAGATAGATTTATGGTTGGTATAGGGATCTAGTTGGTTTTGTGATATTCTGAGTCAATCTTAATTGGCATTCATTGCAGACAATCGGTTTGGTTTTTTGTTCAAATGCTGCAGCTTTTCCGTTGAGAGTAATGGATATATGATATATCCCAGTGGATTGCTATCAGATGTGAAGAGATGTGAGTGCTTAAGCGAACTTCATAATTGCAGCTTTGAGATCTATGtgaaaaattctaatttttttaatactgcTTTGATAAAAAACAGGCTTATTATTTATGATGAGTGCAGTTTTGTGATGGTGTTGGTATTGCTCAACTGTTAAATGCAATCCTGGTTTTGCCAAAGTTCTAAGTGGCTGCATAGCCTGCATATTGGAATGAAACCAGGATTGCATTAACTTATTGCCAAAGGTAATTCATGGTTATGTTTGTTGCTGAGGATGGGATAGCTATGAGCTTGGAGGAATTGTTTCTAGGTTTCAAGAATCGGAATAAATTAACTGATACAATAGTGcaagaaaacctaaacataattgataaagacaaagaaaaaggaatgttAAAGAAAGGAATAGTAAAAGAAATTATAGAAATAATGGAAAAGCAAGCCAATAAACTAACTAACTCAAAAGAAACTCTACGTAAGAAGTTGGATATAAAGAAggacataaaaaaaagaaagaaacatgataaggaaagagaaagaaaatgatagtTTAGTCaacaaatgattaaaaaataatagttcCAAGAAGTAACAATTTTAGTATTACCATATTCTTTAAGAAGTAACAATTTTAGTATGGTCATATCATTTAAGAAGTAacttttgtctattttttaccttaaaattgTCTGAATAAATTGCTACTATGGTGTTTTATTTATATCATTTAAGAAgtaataaatctttt contains:
- the LOC126725666 gene encoding pentatricopeptide repeat-containing protein At1g52640, mitochondrial, with amino-acid sequence MATTRSLSLSLSVSSKPKILHTLFYFRLKPKPQNIHPFSSRASQLSLVPDPSSPHLVNEISRILSDHRNPHNDLELSLNTFSNQISTNMVEQVLKRCKNLGFSAHRFFLWAKRIPGFEHSVISYQILVDILGSSKQFAILWDFLIEMRDSHCVGISSEVFWLVFRAYGRANLPEDAVRAFNRMVEFGIKPGIHDLNQLLYVLCKRKHVRHAQQFFDKVKIGFELNAKTYSILMRGWGDIGDSNEARKLFDEMLERGCKVDVLAYTSLLEALCKAGNVDEAYKIFREMGSNGVDADASTYSIFIRAYCEANDMHSAFRVLDRMRRYELLPNVYTYNCIIKKLCKNDRVDEAYQLLDEMIERGVWPDTWSYNAMQAYHCDHSEVNRALKLISRMEKDNCMPDRHTYNMVLKLLIRIGRFDRATEVWESMGERRFYPSVSTYAVMIHGLCKKKGKLEEACKYFEMMVDEGIPPYTSTIELLRNRILELGFLDQIEILANKMERSTSCSIQELANMIRGDETNKTSRSEETDLESD